The nucleotide sequence CCATCTTCGCGGACGCCGCCGCGTGATCATCGTCCCGGACGACTTTCCCTCGGTCTTCGAGGGCACCCCCGCCCACGAGCGGGCGAAGAAGCTCGGCGACGTCTCCGTCTTCACCGAGCGCGGCGCCGATGCCGAGCAGGAGCTGATCCGGCGTATCGGCCGCGCGGAGGTCGCCATCAACATCCGGGCCCACGCGCGCTTCAGCGAGGCCGTCTTCACCGCCTGCCCAAGCCTCAAGATGGTCTCCGTCTGGGGCACGGGCACCGACAACATCGACCTCAACACGGCCGGCATGCGCGGGGTCACCGTGTGCAACACGCCGGGCGTGAATGCCTTCGCCGTGGCCGAGCACGCCCTGGCGCTGATGCTCGCGGTCGGGCGGAAGATCACCACGCTCGACGCCGAGATGCGCAAGGGCAAGTGGCCGCGCGAACTCTTGACCCAGCTGCTCGGCAAGACGCTCGGCGTCTTCGGCATGGGCTCGATCGGATCCCGCGTGGCGGCGCTCGGCAAGGCCATCGGCATGGACGTCCTGGGCTGGTCGGCGCTCGGCGAGGAGGCCCGCATCCGCAAAGCCGGGGCCACACCCGCCTCCAAGGAGGAGATCCTGGCCCGGGCGGACGTCATCAGCCTGCACGTGCGCTTGAGCCCGGAGACCCGCGGCTTCATCGGCCGGAAGGAGCTCGCGATGATGAAGGCCACGGCCATCCTCGTCAACACGGGGCGCGGCGTGCTCGTGGACCGCGACGCGCTCCTCGCCGCGCTCACGGAGCGCAGGATCATGGGCGCGGGCCTCGACGTCTTCCACCAGGAGCCGCTGGCGCCGGACGACCCGATCCTCTCGCTGCCGAATGTGGTCTGCTCCCCGCACAATGCCGGGCAGACCCCGGAGGTCATCCGTGACGGCCTCCTCCGCGCCGTCGAGAACGTGGAGCACTTCCTCCGGGGCAAGCCCCGGGACGTGGTCGTCGCGCCGGTTCGCTAGGGCGTTCGGCTACCCGCGAGCACCCGTTCGGTGGGATGATACCCGCCCTGGGACCCGCGTCGGGTCCCAGCGAGGGCAGGGCGACAGCCCAAAGGAGGCCCGGCATGGCCAAGATCCTCAAGTGCGGTGACGTGATGCCCGGCTGCAGCTTCGTCATGGAGGGGAAGGACGTGGCAGAAGTGATGGCCAAGGGCGCCGAGCACGCCAAGACCGCTCACGGAATCACCACCATTCCCCCGGACGTCGCGGCCAAGGTTCAAGCCGCGATCAAAGACAAGTAGAGCGCCACCCCTCACCCTACCCTCTCCCCGCCATGGAGGGGAGAGGGATCCGGAAGCTGCTAGAGCATCGA is from Candidatus Methylomirabilota bacterium and encodes:
- a CDS encoding NAD(P)-dependent oxidoreductase, encoding MIIVPDDFPSVFEGTPAHERAKKLGDVSVFTERGADAEQELIRRIGRAEVAINIRAHARFSEAVFTACPSLKMVSVWGTGTDNIDLNTAGMRGVTVCNTPGVNAFAVAEHALALMLAVGRKITTLDAEMRKGKWPRELLTQLLGKTLGVFGMGSIGSRVAALGKAIGMDVLGWSALGEEARIRKAGATPASKEEILARADVISLHVRLSPETRGFIGRKELAMMKATAILVNTGRGVLVDRDALLAALTERRIMGAGLDVFHQEPLAPDDPILSLPNVVCSPHNAGQTPEVIRDGLLRAVENVEHFLRGKPRDVVVAPVR
- a CDS encoding DUF1059 domain-containing protein, with the translated sequence MAKILKCGDVMPGCSFVMEGKDVAEVMAKGAEHAKTAHGITTIPPDVAAKVQAAIKDK